TTGACCGATGTGTTGGTGATGGGGATGCTGACAATATGTATAACAATTAATGTGTTACTGATAATGAGGCCGGAAAGCCGGGGGTCAAATTTGGCTTTTGCGGTTGATAAAACGGCAAACAGCAACACTGTTGTCATTAAAACTTCCGTTAGAAAGCCAGCACGAATGCTGTAACCATGCGGTGAATGTTCCCCAAGGCCCGTTAAAGCAAACCCCTTTGTTATGTCAAATCCAGTCATTCCGGATGCAATGAAATACAATATGGCCCCCGCAAGTGCAGCCCCCAGCAATTGGGAAACCATGTATCCAACAACCTGTGAACCGGGAAATTTGCGCGCCAAAAACAAACACAACGTTACGGCTGGGTTGACGTGGGCGCCAGATATTGGCCCCAACGTATAGATGACAATCATCAGGGCCAATCCAAATGAAAATGCAACACCAATGATTCCGATATAGGGTCCGGCAAGTATAGCACTCCCGCAACCAAAAAACACCAACATGCAGGTTCCAATGAATTCTGCCATGTATTTAGTAGAAACTTTATCTGACATACTGTTTTCCTTTAATGTTAAAATGATCTCATATCTCAAGAGTACGCCCCGTTTGTTAATAAAGCGTTTATTTTAAAAATTAGTTTTCTTTACGATTAATTAACGATTTTTTGCCAACAATATCAAATAAGTACAAGGTGGTGATTTTTAGATTATGCAAATGAGTGTTCTGTTTTTATTTTTTGTTTCTGTGTTGACTGGGGTCGCTATGGCTTCCGAAGAAGGCGATCATAGATATAGTCATTTTCCAAGGCAGTCAAGGGGTATCCCTGTGCCTTTGGTTCTTGATAATCATCATGCTAAAAGCGCGGAAACTATCCCCGGCGGCAATCCAATCCATCACCGAACAAAAAGCTTTCGTCAGTTGGTGCCGTTGGGAAAACCATTGCCCACAATTAAAGAAGACCAAGAGGCAGAGCGACGCAGGTCATTGAGTCTATCCAGTCAGCCGGCAACAGCCTTTGTGACGATCGATTTGAATCCTCCTGTTGCGCAAACGCAGCCACCCTTGTCCCCCGCCAGAAAACCATTTCATTTTTGGGATTTCATTACGTGCGCTCATTGTGATGATTTTGAGGATGATGATTTTTAGCGCAAACCACCAAAAGCTTCGATTCCGTTTGAACTCGTGCGGGATGTGCTGTACGATCCGATAAAAACAGGAACAGGGAATTATATGGTGTTACAGCCCGTCCGTGGCACGCGTGATCTTTTGGATCAGGAATTAGCAAACCATAAGCACATCATTAAAACAGCGGAATCCATTGCGGCGACTTATGGATACAAACCCATTGAAACGCCGATTTTTGAATACACGTCTGTTTTCCAGAGAACCCTGGGGGATACATCCGATATCGTTGGCAAGGAAATGTATACATTTAGTGATCGCGGGGGGGATTCTGTCACCCTAAGGCCCGAGGGGACTGCGCCTGTTGTGCGTGCCATGATGACCCAGGGTTTGACCCAAATATTACCGCAAAAGCGGATTTATTCCGGCCCTATGTTTCGATACGAACGCCCACAAAAGGGGCGCTATCGTCAATTTCATCAGCTGGGCGTTGAGTATTTGGGGGCATCGAACCCCTTTGCCGATGTTGAATGCATTGCTTTGGCGGACCATATTTTGAAATTCCTTGGCATCCACAGCTGCACCCTGTATGTAAATACGTTGGGCGATTTGGAAAGTCGATCTGTTTATCGTCAGGCTTTGGTTGATTATTTCGCGCCGTACCGGGATGACCTGTCGGAGGATAGCAAGATTCGCCTGGATCGTAACCCTTTGCGTATTTTGGATTCTAAAAACCCAGATGACCAAAAGATTTGCCAGGGCGCGCCACAATTCGATGACTATATGAATGCAACGTCGCGGGATTTCTTTGTCACTGTTTGCGATGGGCTGGCCGCCGTGGGTATTGAATTTACGCGTGATCCCCATCTGGTTAGGGGGTTGGATTATTATTGTCACACAGCGTTTGAATTTAAAACGACGGCTCTTGGGGCCCAAGATGCGATTCTGGCTGGTGGACGATATGATGGATTGATGGAGCAAATGGGTGGCCCCGCGATGCCCGGTATTGGTTGGGCATTGGGGATTGATCGGTTGGCCCTGTTATTGCCACAACAGGAGGACAAGCCCCCATTTAAGGTTGCCGTGATTCCGGTTGGTGATGATGATTACACTCATTCTCTTGTTCTGGCTCAAAATCTGCGTCATAATTCCGTCACAGTCGAAATCATTTTTTCTGGCGCCAATATTGGCAAACGGTTGAAACAAGCCGACAAAAATGGCTGTACGGTCGCGATCCTTTTGGGGGCGGACGAAGTAGCATCCAACACGGTTAAAGTCCGCGACCTAAGGGGGGCTACGGCACCCGAGATGAAGGAACGGACAGTCGATCGGCGTGATTTAACGCAATTTTTAAAAGCTGAACAATTATCCTGAGTATTTCATATGTCATTAGACCGAAAACTAGACCGACTTCTTGAGCATCACAACGAACTCAGTGCCGCATTGGCCGTCCACACGATGGCGGATCCGTCAGATTTTGCGCGCCTGTCAAAGGAATATTCGGATCTAACGGATATAGCGGATGCGATTCGGACGTTACGCAAACAACAGCAAGATTTACGAGAAGCCGTGGCATTAATGAATGATGCGACGCTTGATCCCGAAATGAAAGAATTGGCGCATTTGGAATGGGAATCGCTAAAGGATGGGATCCCTCAGATGGAACAAAATATCCGCATTCGATTGCTGCCAAAAGACGTAGACGATGAACGAAGCGCCATTTTGGAAGTTAGGGCCGGAACGGGTGGCGAAGAAGCGGGCTTGTTTGCTGCCAGTTTGTTACGGATGTATCAACGGTATGCAGCAATCAAGGGCTGGAAGTTCGAGCTTTTGAATTGTGCGGACACGGGGCTCGGGGCCATTCGTGAGGCCAGCGCATCAATAACCGGCAAGGGGGTCTTTGCGCGATTAAAATATGAATCCGGCGTGCATCGCGTCCAGCGTGTTCCCGAAACGGAATCCAGCGGTCGTATTCACACATCGGCTGCAACCGTAGCTGTCCTGCCAGAGGCCGAAGAAGTTGACGTTGTAATCGAAGAAAAAGATCTGCAGATCGATGTGTATCGTGCATCGGGTGCCGGCGGGCAGCACGTTAACACAACGGATAGCGCAGTCCGCATTACCCATATCCCAACAGGCACGGTTGTTTGTCAGCAGGACGAGCGGTCTCAACATAAAAACCGCGCCAAAGCGATGAAGATTTTGCGGTCCCGTATTTACGAGGCAGAGCGCATGCGCCAGGATGCCGAACGCGCCGCCAATCGTAAAAATCAGGTTGGAAGCGGTGATCGGTCAGAACGTATTCGAACCTATAACTTTCCCCAGGGGCGTGTCAGCGATCATCGGATCAATCTGACGCTGTACAAGATTGCCCAGAGCATGGAGGGGGAAGCCCTGGACGAGATGATCAATGCCCTGATTTCCGAAGATCAAGCGGCAAAATTGGCCGAGGAAGACGTATAAAAATGGGGCTGGCGCTAATTGCTGGTGGGGGTGACCTGCCCAAAGAAATTATGCGGGCGTGTTGTCAGCAAGGTATCCCCCTGTTTGTGATTGGGTTCGAGGGACAGACGGATCTTGGTATCGATAACGGTGCCACCTTTCCGCTTGGGGCAATCGGCAAAGTTGTCGAGGCCCTAAAAAATAACGCGATCGAAAAAATCGTATTCGCTGGTCATTTTAGGCGCCCATCCTGGTCAGAAATGCAGTTGGATTGGCTGGGGGCAAAATGGTTAAAAACCCTTGGGTGGCGTGCATTTAAAGGGGATGATGATCTGTTGACGGGGATTTTGGATCTTTTGCAAAAGGAGGGGTTCGCCATCGTCAAACCATCTGACATTTTGCAAAACCTGATGGCGCCAACGGGGGTTCTGACGCATATGTCGCCAACCGAATCGGATAGGCTGGATATTCAACGCGGGGTTGACGTCTTGGCAGCCCTGTCACCGGTGGATGTGGGGCAGGCGGTCATTGTGCAGCAGGGACTGGTCCTGGGTATCGAGGGGGTCGAGGGGACGGCCGAGCTGATCAAGCGGTGTGGTATCCTGAAACGTGCTGGGGGTGGCGGTGTGTTGGTGAAGCTGGCAAAAGTTCAACAAAACCAGTCCATAGATTTGCCAACCATTGGGATGCAAACTGTTCAATCAATCCAAGCCGCTGGGCTTCGGGGAATCGCGATCAGTGCCACAAGCACCCAAATTATCGATCAAGGGGCGGTGGTGGAGTGTGCAAATGCTTTAGGGGTTTTTATTGTGGGAATTTCTGAATATTAATTTCATTATATAGTGTTTTTCTACGTGATCAATAGAGAGATAGATTTCTGGATGGCCACACTCTCTTCGTTCGTTCGCCATGACGTCATGGCGAGGCCCGGCGTGGCCATCCAGAAATCTATCCTGTTGTCTATTGACTTTGCAGGAAAATACTATATAGTCTTCGTGCCTTTTATGGGCGCGAACATACTCAATAGAATTATACTAACTATTATAATAAAAGAATATAGCATTCCAATCTCTATAACGTTGGCCATTTTGCATCCAACAAAACACAATACAAGGCCCAGTCCTTTGTTTAGGTTGGGAATCTTTTCCATAGAGTTCCCTAAGAAAAAATACATCGATCGCAAGCCCAAAATAGCAAATACATTAGATGTATAAACAATGAATGGGTCTTGCGTGATCGCCAAAATAGCCCCTATAGAATCAACCGCAAAGATGAGATCGGAAAATTCCACAAGGAGCAATGATGCAAAAAGCGGTGTCATCCTTCTTTTATTGGTTTTTTTATCGTAAGCCCAAAAACGCTTACCATGAAGATGGTCCGTCATAAATGTATATTTGTGAATTAATTTCCACATTTTTGTTTTTTCAATACAATTCCCCTCTTTTGGTGATAAAAACGCTTTAATCCCAAAGAGAATAAGAACCACTCCAAAGACAAACATAAGAAAGTGAAATTTCTGCAAAAGCACAATGCCGCCCCATATCATGGCCCCGCGCATTATGAGTGCCCCTATGATGCCCCAACACAGAACATGATGTTGATAATGAGGAGGCACATTAAATGCCGAAAATATAAAACAAAAAACCATTAAATTATCGAGGCTGAGAGTTTTTTCAATGACGTAACTTGTAAAAAAAGCCAGGCCTTGTTCGTATCCTTGAAACCAAAAAATGCAAAAGCCAAATAATACCGCAAGGCATACCCAAATACCAGTCCACAATAAAGCTTGTTTTTGAGAGGGGGCAGGATTTTTCCTGCGAAAGATGCCAAGATCTAGAGCCAGAAGTAATAAAATAATGACATTGAACCCAATCCAAAAAGAAGTCATATATTTTTCTCCAATCAATCAAATTTAAGATAAGCCTTGCTATTATAAAGCATTCTTGCTCAGACTTTTTATTTTTCTATTTTTAAAAAGGATAAAGCAATTCCTTATTTAAATGATAGCTGATGATCAGGATTAATGATACTCAGGACCTTAAATAAATTCCCCATCTGACTTTGGCTGGTTAGCCGGGCTGCCGCCGTTCGCAACTGATAAGCCGTTTTTGGATCGGAGCGTTGGCATAAAAATTCTGTGCGTTGTTTCAAACCCAAGCCCCGTAAAAATTCCCCTTGTGTTGAAAATTGGTGAACCAGGGGCGGATCAATCAATTTGATAAGCGCGGCAAAATTAACATGATGGGACAGATCATTGTTTCCGATAGAGGTCAACACCTCTGCGCGACGATTCTGGTGCACTGCTTGCAGTGTATCCCCAAAGCGATCCCCTTTTGTGTAATCTCCGTAATCTATAATGAGGGCGCCCCCTTGATTTTGGGCAAGGCGTTGGGTGATTTCAGTCATTATGGGTTGATAGGCTGGGCAATTCTCCCGGATCGGATCTGACCCCATAAAGACAAGATTCCTAGTTGCCAATCCAATTCGCCGTTCCACCCAGTGTTGATCTGATAAACAAAACTGCTGAATCGGCAACGCATCGAAAAATTCGTTCGCAACAATAAAATGGGTCCCCACATTCGGAACATTGCTAAGCATCGTAAACCAATTAACCAGGGGATGGTCCGCCAAAGCTTGCTGTTGTTGTGCCTTTAAGTGGGGACTTGCCTCCACCAACGAAACCGTCAGCGCCCCATAAAACTGCGGGAATTGCTTGAACACACGCAGCATGTCCATCATCATTGTCCCGCGTCCGGGCCCAAGTTCGATCACTTGAACGGGAATAGGTTCGCCTAGCTGTTTCCACAAATCGATGCACCAAAGGGCGATCAATTCACCAAAGACCTGGGTCATTTCGGGGCTTGTGATAAAGTCGCCATCATGTCCCAATACGGGCCGTGTGCTGTAATAACCATGTTCCGGGTGATAAAGGGCCAATTCCATAAATCTGCTGACGGGCATTGGGCCCTGTTCGTGGATTTCCCGACGGATAAGGCTTTCAAGAATCATCGCGTGTGCGCGCCAATTCGATTAAACTTGAATTTGGGCATAAAATATGCTAAAAACATCAAAATGGCGTGGCTTATGTAATATTGTTTGTATTATATCAACATTAAGACGAACAGTGTTCTTTTTATCGATTTTTGCGAAATAAAATGTCTTATGTGGTAGCAGAGGCTTGTATTCGATGCAAGTATATGGATTGCGTCGCGGTATGCCCGGTCGATTGTTTTTACGCGGGCGAAAATATGCTGGTGATCAGTCCAGACGAATGTATTGATTGCGGCGTGTGCGAGGCTGAATGTCCAGCGAATGCAATTATGGCCGATACAAAGCCAGGTGCCGAAAAATGGCTGGAAATCAACAGGAAATATTCCGCAATTTGGCCCAACATGACACGCAAAGGTGATGCCCCAAAGGATGCCGACGACTGGCTGTCTGTTGACAATAAATACGAAACCGAATTTAGTCCCAATCCAGACAAATTAAAATAAAAAAATGTTGGGGCGGTATTGTATTTGTTCGATTGGTTCTTATGTATAAAGAGTAAGGAAAACCGGACCCTTTCTTTTCATGGTTGACGTGGGTCAATTTTTTTCTGGTGTTTATAACTCAAATTAGGGTGTTTAAATTATGACAGGTTATATGTTTGATGTTGGCGATTTTGTTGTTTATCCAGCGCATGGCGTTGGCAAACTAATGGGCAGCGAAAAGCACGAGGTAAGCGGTTTCGAAATCGAGCTGCTGGTCATCAGTTTTGAAAAAGAACGTATGACATTAAGGTTGCCCGTGGCCAAAGCATCGGCAGCAGGTCTTCGGCCGCTCAGCACAAAAGAAAGCATGTTGAAAGCTTTGGAATCCTTGGCCCTTAGGACAAAGCAAAAAAGAACGATGTGGAGCCGACGGGCCCAGGAATACGAAAACAAGATTAATTCTGGCGATCCCTGTTCCATCGCAGAAGTCATCCGTGATTTATATCGCAGCCAAAAGGAGGCTGATCAATCCTATAGTGAACGTCAAATCTATCAGGCGGCCATTGATCGGTTGGCTAGGGAATTTGCGGCTGTAGAACAAATCGATGAAATGGTTGCTGTGCAGAAAATGGAAGAAATTCTAAGGGCAGCGTAACAATCATCATGATTAGTGGCTGGGTCATACTGGACAAGCCCATCGGGTTATCGTCCACACAAGTAGGGACGATTGTGCGTCGGCTGATCGATCCAATCAAACCCAGCCGTGTGAAATTGGGGCATGTGGGGACGCTCGATCCGTTGGC
The sequence above is drawn from the Alphaproteobacteria bacterium genome and encodes:
- a CDS encoding TerC/Alx family metal homeostasis membrane protein is translated as MTSFWIGFNVIILLLLALDLGIFRRKNPAPSQKQALLWTGIWVCLAVLFGFCIFWFQGYEQGLAFFTSYVIEKTLSLDNLMVFCFIFSAFNVPPHYQHHVLCWGIIGALIMRGAMIWGGIVLLQKFHFLMFVFGVVLILFGIKAFLSPKEGNCIEKTKMWKLIHKYTFMTDHLHGKRFWAYDKKTNKRRMTPLFASLLLVEFSDLIFAVDSIGAILAITQDPFIVYTSNVFAILGLRSMYFFLGNSMEKIPNLNKGLGLVLCFVGCKMANVIEIGMLYSFIIIVSIILLSMFAPIKGTKTI
- a CDS encoding aquaporin, with amino-acid sequence MSDKVSTKYMAEFIGTCMLVFFGCGSAILAGPYIGIIGVAFSFGLALMIVIYTLGPISGAHVNPAVTLCLFLARKFPGSQVVGYMVSQLLGAALAGAILYFIASGMTGFDITKGFALTGLGEHSPHGYSIRAGFLTEVLMTTVLLFAVLSTAKAKFDPRLSGLIISNTLIVIHIVSIPITNTSVNLARSFGVAIIHKGWALQQLWLFAAAHLIAVFLAIALNKLTTTEK
- the hisS gene encoding histidine--tRNA ligase; translated protein: MVLQPVRGTRDLLDQELANHKHIIKTAESIAATYGYKPIETPIFEYTSVFQRTLGDTSDIVGKEMYTFSDRGGDSVTLRPEGTAPVVRAMMTQGLTQILPQKRIYSGPMFRYERPQKGRYRQFHQLGVEYLGASNPFADVECIALADHILKFLGIHSCTLYVNTLGDLESRSVYRQALVDYFAPYRDDLSEDSKIRLDRNPLRILDSKNPDDQKICQGAPQFDDYMNATSRDFFVTVCDGLAAVGIEFTRDPHLVRGLDYYCHTAFEFKTTALGAQDAILAGGRYDGLMEQMGGPAMPGIGWALGIDRLALLLPQQEDKPPFKVAVIPVGDDDYTHSLVLAQNLRHNSVTVEIIFSGANIGKRLKQADKNGCTVAILLGADEVASNTVKVRDLRGATAPEMKERTVDRRDLTQFLKAEQLS
- the prfA gene encoding peptide chain release factor 1 gives rise to the protein MSLDRKLDRLLEHHNELSAALAVHTMADPSDFARLSKEYSDLTDIADAIRTLRKQQQDLREAVALMNDATLDPEMKELAHLEWESLKDGIPQMEQNIRIRLLPKDVDDERSAILEVRAGTGGEEAGLFAASLLRMYQRYAAIKGWKFELLNCADTGLGAIREASASITGKGVFARLKYESGVHRVQRVPETESSGRIHTSAATVAVLPEAEEVDVVIEEKDLQIDVYRASGAGGQHVNTTDSAVRITHIPTGTVVCQQDERSQHKNRAKAMKILRSRIYEAERMRQDAERAANRKNQVGSGDRSERIRTYNFPQGRVSDHRINLTLYKIAQSMEGEALDEMINALISEDQAAKLAEEDV
- a CDS encoding CarD family transcriptional regulator, producing MTGYMFDVGDFVVYPAHGVGKLMGSEKHEVSGFEIELLVISFEKERMTLRLPVAKASAAGLRPLSTKESMLKALESLALRTKQKRTMWSRRAQEYENKINSGDPCSIAEVIRDLYRSQKEADQSYSERQIYQAAIDRLAREFAAVEQIDEMVAVQKMEEILRAA
- a CDS encoding ferredoxin family protein, with the translated sequence MSYVVAEACIRCKYMDCVAVCPVDCFYAGENMLVISPDECIDCGVCEAECPANAIMADTKPGAEKWLEINRKYSAIWPNMTRKGDAPKDADDWLSVDNKYETEFSPNPDKLK
- a CDS encoding SAM-dependent methyltransferase; translated protein: MILESLIRREIHEQGPMPVSRFMELALYHPEHGYYSTRPVLGHDGDFITSPEMTQVFGELIALWCIDLWKQLGEPIPVQVIELGPGRGTMMMDMLRVFKQFPQFYGALTVSLVEASPHLKAQQQQALADHPLVNWFTMLSNVPNVGTHFIVANEFFDALPIQQFCLSDQHWVERRIGLATRNLVFMGSDPIRENCPAYQPIMTEITQRLAQNQGGALIIDYGDYTKGDRFGDTLQAVHQNRRAEVLTSIGNNDLSHHVNFAALIKLIDPPLVHQFSTQGEFLRGLGLKQRTEFLCQRSDPKTAYQLRTAAARLTSQSQMGNLFKVLSIINPDHQLSFK
- the lpxI gene encoding UDP-2,3-diacylglucosamine diphosphatase LpxI (LpxI, functionally equivalent to LpxH, replaces it in LPS biosynthesis in a minority of bacteria.); this translates as MGLALIAGGGDLPKEIMRACCQQGIPLFVIGFEGQTDLGIDNGATFPLGAIGKVVEALKNNAIEKIVFAGHFRRPSWSEMQLDWLGAKWLKTLGWRAFKGDDDLLTGILDLLQKEGFAIVKPSDILQNLMAPTGVLTHMSPTESDRLDIQRGVDVLAALSPVDVGQAVIVQQGLVLGIEGVEGTAELIKRCGILKRAGGGGVLVKLAKVQQNQSIDLPTIGMQTVQSIQAAGLRGIAISATSTQIIDQGAVVECANALGVFIVGISEY